The following are from one region of the Nitrospira sp. genome:
- a CDS encoding type VI secretion system contractile sheath large subunit, producing the protein MPVYQDEAGDSVTKPCAEAWLTEKAAERLLEAGLMPLLSYKNQDRICLVRFQSIASPLKPLQGRWSEAG; encoded by the coding sequence TTGCCTGTCTATCAGGATGAGGCGGGGGATTCCGTGACCAAGCCCTGTGCTGAAGCCTGGCTCACAGAAAAGGCCGCCGAACGGCTGCTTGAAGCGGGCCTGATGCCCCTCCTCTCCTACAAAAACCAGGATCGCATCTGTCTCGTGCGGTTCCAGTCGATCGCATCGCCGTTGAAACCGTTGCAAGGCCGGTGGAGTGAGGCCGGATAG
- a CDS encoding transglycosylase SLT domain-containing protein, with amino-acid sequence MSDDLTAPLNTVQPVRVRVCIGTSWSGEQRFVHTFLIGRSADCQVVVSERVVSRIHAEVKLEAGQWWLADHQSTHGLYVDGRQVTRVQLQKPVTVELGLGGPAVWLAVGDEAVFSDQPPELARVGDELPSVTEIVNRWKRGDTAEESEEARRYREAAKRRERQQKRWYRGAVSAVVVLLVCAVGYALYQRARVDQMTRTAGEMFYTMKQVEIQVSELEEEVVATKRKDLMEKILSKRQRLREMEVQYDRFLSELDIYEGMGEQDRLVFRMARLFGECEVAMPRDFLSEVKKYIRRWKSTDRLQNAIKRARENGFIPTVANEMWTQNLPPQFFYLALQESGFDSKAVGPPTRMGYAKGIWQFIPQTAEQYGLKPGPLRNLAQYDPQDERFHFQKATRAAAKYIRRIYNTDAQASGLLVMASYNWGEGNVINIIRKMPNNPRERNFWQLLKQHKVPQETYDYVFYIFSAAVIAENPALFGFEFQNPFAEQVRSRP; translated from the coding sequence ATGTCTGACGATTTAACTGCCCCGCTCAACACAGTTCAACCGGTTCGCGTACGGGTCTGCATAGGCACCTCGTGGAGCGGCGAGCAGCGTTTTGTTCACACGTTTCTGATCGGACGATCGGCCGATTGCCAAGTGGTGGTGTCGGAACGAGTGGTCAGCCGTATCCACGCGGAGGTGAAGCTGGAGGCCGGCCAATGGTGGCTTGCCGATCATCAAAGCACTCATGGTTTGTATGTCGACGGGCGTCAGGTCACCCGGGTCCAACTGCAAAAACCCGTAACCGTGGAACTGGGATTGGGTGGACCGGCCGTATGGCTCGCCGTCGGCGATGAAGCTGTGTTTTCTGATCAGCCGCCCGAGCTGGCACGAGTAGGCGATGAACTGCCGTCGGTCACGGAGATTGTCAACCGCTGGAAGCGGGGAGACACCGCGGAAGAGAGCGAAGAGGCTCGTCGGTACCGGGAGGCGGCAAAGCGCCGGGAGCGACAACAGAAACGCTGGTATCGCGGGGCTGTTTCGGCTGTCGTCGTCCTCTTAGTCTGCGCCGTGGGATACGCATTATACCAACGGGCAAGGGTCGATCAGATGACGAGAACCGCGGGAGAGATGTTCTACACGATGAAGCAGGTCGAAATTCAGGTCTCGGAACTCGAAGAGGAAGTGGTCGCGACTAAGCGCAAAGACCTCATGGAGAAAATTCTGAGTAAGCGCCAACGACTTCGGGAAATGGAAGTGCAATACGATCGCTTTTTGAGCGAACTGGATATTTATGAGGGGATGGGTGAGCAGGACCGTCTCGTATTTCGGATGGCGCGGCTTTTCGGCGAATGCGAAGTGGCCATGCCGCGTGATTTTTTGTCGGAGGTGAAGAAATATATTCGTCGTTGGAAATCGACCGACCGGCTGCAGAACGCCATTAAGCGAGCCAGGGAGAACGGGTTTATCCCGACGGTGGCCAATGAAATGTGGACCCAAAACCTCCCGCCGCAGTTTTTCTATTTGGCACTCCAAGAGAGCGGCTTCGACTCAAAAGCAGTGGGGCCTCCCACGAGAATGGGGTATGCGAAAGGGATCTGGCAATTTATTCCGCAAACTGCCGAGCAGTATGGATTAAAGCCAGGACCGCTGAGAAACCTCGCCCAATACGATCCCCAAGATGAACGGTTTCATTTCCAGAAGGCCACGAGGGCGGCGGCGAAATATATCCGGCGCATCTACAATACCGATGCCCAGGCATCGGGACTACTCGTGATGGCGTCCTATAACTGGGGAGAGGGAAATGTGATCAACATCATCCGAAAGATGCCGAACAATCCGAGAGAGCGGAACTTTTGGCAGTTATTGAAGCAACACAAGGTTCCTCAGGAAACCTACGACTATGTGTTTTACATTTTTTCCGCCGCAGTGATCGCAGAAAATCCGGCGCTGTTCGGATTCGAATTTCAGAATCCGTTCGCCGAGCAGGTACGGTCCCGTCCTTGA
- a CDS encoding protein kinase: MPDRIFSGKYVVQEEIAKGGMGVLYKALDRTLNRLVAIKVIHEQFSGDPSFTERFIREARAMARLHHENIVTIFSVEEDRGAHFIVMEYFSGMDLRAKIKAHHSLSVREAVEIALQVATALAFAHSQGIVHRDIKPANILVDTRGRVKLTDFGIAAALDEAAITSTGQIIGTPEYMSPEQAGGTAVDGRTDLYSLGIVLHEMIVGQTPFRSMPKTSILTKLLDPAYEIPLTFPPEVPSSVQAIVEDLVRREPEYRTPRAAILASQLKECLESLPREDTDEAPTIIVTPSSPVTSRTTRIATAPYSFESHTIPSRQNIGPQVESGPQSPAEQSQLLPVSSEVRDEATDILPRTKQASQTSPLLPESKPIRRTSTQVTMAIGILSLILVFSSLAYVLSNGILFRTPSTDKTEHPASATTTSSNAEPTNAASSRHDPVSTESAQLQANIEQEQRQLEIDQARVEAKRREAEALQKKERDQAAQQAKIAEEQRKKTQETARAARERQEAEQRKFDQEQKRLEKEKDLAAKQAQVAEEQRRKAQEDARAAREREELEAKRGKEEAETKRLQAERQRLEKERDSAEEQARLAEAQRKKAEEETRLARERHEAQQQRFRDEQQRMEKEGELAAQRAAIQEKERRKAEEAARLAKERLEAEQKRLQTESDRLDRERELTAQKARAEMEERRKAQEEESRVARERYEAEQTQLRADRERLDKERREAAAQQAKRDEEERKRRVAQEEDRRKKEELIAKLPSDGQSGASASRRQLRELLDEFKRAYEGEDLETLERLSEMGSDRLGFVRTMFSNYRTIQVSIQSLAVIDDEASATIIHEVLINNNGEAVKPSPILRSARIKIRKTGDRWAKIEW; the protein is encoded by the coding sequence ATGCCAGACCGGATCTTTTCCGGGAAATACGTCGTCCAGGAAGAAATCGCCAAGGGCGGCATGGGGGTGCTTTATAAAGCCTTGGACCGGACTCTCAATCGCCTCGTCGCGATCAAGGTCATCCACGAACAGTTCTCCGGCGATCCCTCCTTCACCGAGCGGTTCATCCGCGAGGCCCGCGCCATGGCTCGGCTCCATCACGAGAACATCGTCACGATCTTTTCCGTTGAAGAAGATCGGGGCGCTCACTTTATTGTGATGGAGTATTTTTCTGGTATGGACCTCCGGGCAAAGATCAAGGCCCACCACTCGCTTTCCGTCCGTGAAGCGGTCGAAATCGCACTTCAGGTCGCCACCGCGCTGGCCTTCGCGCATTCCCAAGGCATCGTTCACCGCGACATCAAACCAGCGAACATTCTGGTTGATACCAGAGGGCGTGTCAAATTGACCGACTTTGGTATTGCGGCTGCATTGGACGAAGCCGCCATTACCAGCACGGGGCAAATCATAGGAACGCCCGAGTATATGTCTCCGGAACAGGCCGGAGGCACGGCGGTTGACGGCCGCACCGACCTGTATTCGTTGGGCATCGTACTGCATGAAATGATCGTCGGCCAGACTCCATTTCGCAGCATGCCCAAAACCAGCATCCTTACTAAGCTGCTGGATCCGGCATATGAAATTCCGCTGACATTTCCTCCCGAGGTACCATCGAGCGTGCAAGCCATTGTCGAAGACCTCGTACGCCGGGAACCAGAGTATCGAACGCCGAGAGCTGCGATTCTCGCAAGCCAGTTAAAGGAATGTCTGGAATCCCTCCCCCGAGAGGATACCGATGAGGCACCCACCATCATCGTCACGCCCTCTTCTCCGGTTACGTCTCGCACAACGAGAATCGCCACCGCCCCTTATTCTTTTGAATCGCACACCATCCCCTCCCGGCAGAACATAGGGCCACAGGTCGAGTCAGGGCCACAGTCGCCGGCCGAACAATCTCAACTCCTTCCTGTTTCTTCAGAAGTGCGTGATGAAGCGACAGATATTCTTCCGCGGACAAAACAGGCCTCGCAGACCTCGCCGCTACTACCAGAGAGCAAACCTATTCGGCGAACGTCTACCCAGGTAACGATGGCGATCGGAATCCTGAGCCTGATCCTCGTCTTCAGCAGCCTTGCCTATGTTTTATCCAATGGCATCCTGTTCAGAACTCCTTCGACAGACAAGACCGAACATCCTGCCTCCGCCACAACCACTTCCAGCAATGCCGAACCAACCAACGCCGCAAGTTCACGTCACGACCCGGTCTCCACGGAGAGTGCCCAACTACAGGCCAACATAGAACAAGAACAGCGACAACTTGAGATAGATCAGGCCAGAGTCGAAGCGAAACGCCGCGAAGCAGAGGCGCTTCAAAAAAAAGAACGGGACCAGGCAGCACAACAGGCGAAAATCGCGGAGGAGCAGCGCAAAAAAACCCAGGAGACGGCTCGTGCCGCTCGCGAACGACAGGAAGCAGAACAGCGCAAGTTTGATCAAGAGCAGAAGCGTCTCGAAAAAGAGAAGGACCTCGCTGCCAAGCAAGCTCAGGTAGCAGAAGAACAACGTCGGAAGGCGCAGGAAGATGCGCGTGCAGCCCGTGAGCGGGAGGAACTCGAAGCCAAACGGGGCAAGGAGGAGGCCGAGACGAAGCGTTTGCAGGCTGAACGGCAGCGACTTGAAAAGGAACGGGACTCAGCTGAGGAACAGGCACGCCTGGCGGAAGCTCAGCGTAAGAAGGCGGAAGAGGAAACCCGACTCGCCAGAGAGCGGCATGAGGCGCAGCAACAGCGATTCCGCGACGAACAGCAGCGCATGGAAAAAGAAGGCGAACTCGCCGCCCAGAGAGCAGCCATACAAGAGAAGGAACGTCGCAAAGCGGAGGAGGCGGCCCGATTGGCAAAGGAACGGCTGGAGGCGGAACAGAAACGGCTGCAAACTGAAAGCGATCGCCTGGATAGAGAGAGAGAGCTGACCGCACAGAAGGCCCGAGCAGAGATGGAGGAACGCCGAAAAGCCCAGGAAGAAGAATCGCGTGTCGCTCGTGAGCGCTATGAAGCGGAACAGACGCAGCTCCGGGCTGACCGTGAACGGCTGGACAAGGAACGGCGCGAGGCTGCCGCGCAGCAGGCGAAGAGGGACGAGGAGGAACGCAAGAGGCGCGTCGCACAGGAAGAAGATCGCCGAAAGAAAGAGGAATTGATCGCCAAACTTCCTTCCGACGGTCAGAGCGGCGCCAGCGCTTCACGGCGGCAATTACGGGAGCTCCTGGATGAATTTAAGCGAGCCTATGAAGGGGAAGACCTCGAAACCTTGGAGCGACTCTCTGAGATGGGAAGCGATCGACTGGGTTTCGTGCGCACCATGTTCAGCAACTATCGGACAATTCAGGTGTCGATCCAAAGCCTCGCGGTGATAGACGATGAGGCCTCGGCGACCATCATTCACGAGGTGCTGATCAACAACAACGGCGAAGCGGTCAAACCAAGCCCGATTCTCAGATCGGCGCGAATCAAGATCCGAAAGACCGGGGATCGATGGGCAAAGATTGAATGGTAG
- a CDS encoding protein kinase — protein MTNQVFSGKYIVQDVLAKGGMGVIYKALDRTLNRIVAIKVVHEHLSGDPSFTERFLREARAMARLDHQNIVTIHAVEEERGTPYIVMEYLSGSNLRAFMQARKPVPVRTSVEIALQVAEALAYAHHEGIVHRDIKPANILVDSHGRVKITDFGIAAALDEVSITTVGQVLGTPEYMSPEQASGGKVDGRADLYSLGIVLHEMVVGHHPFGNLPKTVIQSQLHDTNQEIRLAFPDHVPSSLKAIIEDLVRRDRDYRTPTARLLVSQLKECLHTLPPSIEPTEEERTILVTPHPEGQPEQRMPPPVSSEAPYRSSSPFTQSPLETTHPPQKSADEVVSAPLGPEDKTDVHPQHPAQRKPESPHVPQPFWQRYNVLPLVAIALAGVLALVGIILYVNIVDRPQPPDPPKKEEPLVNPPGPPADRGTGDQDNLSTGETPEPDRKVVPSPPPQLTGSKGTSRPSTGPKTIAPSRQQLDQLLSDFQTAYERQDLSSLQRLSDISPDRQMFLDMMSNNYSLITTSIQDIEVRNNQATATLIHEQLIDKNGEKVAPDQILRSIRIRVRKDGDHWSKVLW, from the coding sequence ATGACCAATCAAGTCTTCTCCGGCAAGTACATCGTCCAGGACGTACTTGCGAAGGGCGGGATGGGAGTCATTTACAAAGCCTTGGATCGCACCCTCAATCGAATCGTCGCCATCAAGGTTGTCCACGAACATCTCTCCGGCGATCCCTCGTTTACCGAGCGTTTTCTGCGCGAGGCCCGCGCCATGGCTCGGCTGGATCATCAGAATATCGTGACCATCCATGCAGTCGAGGAAGAACGGGGCACTCCGTATATCGTCATGGAATATCTTTCAGGCAGCAATCTCCGTGCCTTCATGCAAGCCCGCAAACCGGTTCCTGTTCGAACGAGTGTCGAAATTGCGCTCCAGGTGGCTGAAGCCCTGGCTTACGCCCACCATGAAGGGATCGTGCACCGCGACATCAAGCCGGCCAATATTCTTGTCGACAGCCACGGCCGGGTCAAAATCACGGACTTCGGAATTGCGGCGGCACTCGACGAAGTGTCGATTACGACGGTCGGCCAAGTGCTCGGCACGCCGGAATACATGTCTCCTGAACAAGCCAGCGGGGGCAAAGTTGACGGTCGTGCGGATCTCTATTCCCTCGGCATCGTGCTGCACGAGATGGTTGTCGGACACCATCCATTCGGAAATCTGCCAAAGACGGTGATCCAGAGCCAATTGCACGATACGAACCAGGAAATCAGGCTTGCCTTTCCGGACCATGTCCCGTCGTCGCTGAAAGCCATCATCGAGGACCTCGTGCGAAGAGACCGGGACTATCGCACCCCGACGGCCCGATTGCTTGTGAGCCAGCTCAAGGAATGCCTCCACACACTGCCGCCATCAATTGAACCAACCGAAGAAGAACGCACTATTCTCGTGACGCCTCATCCCGAAGGGCAGCCTGAACAGCGAATGCCGCCGCCTGTCTCTTCAGAGGCGCCCTATCGGTCTTCTTCGCCTTTCACTCAGTCCCCATTAGAGACAACACACCCACCGCAAAAGAGCGCGGACGAAGTCGTTTCTGCGCCGTTAGGTCCGGAGGATAAAACGGACGTGCATCCGCAACATCCGGCGCAAAGGAAGCCGGAATCTCCTCATGTGCCGCAACCCTTCTGGCAAAGATATAACGTCCTTCCGCTCGTCGCCATAGCATTGGCAGGGGTTCTGGCATTAGTGGGCATCATCCTCTACGTCAATATCGTCGACCGACCGCAACCTCCGGATCCCCCTAAGAAGGAAGAGCCCCTGGTTAATCCTCCAGGACCGCCTGCTGACAGGGGGACCGGAGACCAGGACAATTTATCTACAGGAGAGACCCCAGAGCCGGACAGAAAAGTTGTGCCGTCACCCCCGCCACAACTGACAGGCTCGAAAGGCACCAGCCGACCGTCAACCGGGCCAAAGACCATCGCTCCGTCACGACAGCAGCTGGACCAGCTCCTCAGTGACTTTCAAACAGCCTATGAGAGACAGGATTTGTCCTCCTTGCAGCGCTTGTCCGACATCAGCCCAGACCGCCAGATGTTTTTGGATATGATGTCGAACAATTATTCGCTCATCACAACCTCCATCCAGGATATCGAAGTCAGGAACAATCAGGCCACGGCAACATTGATTCACGAGCAATTGATCGATAAGAACGGTGAGAAAGTTGCTCCCGATCAAATCCTGCGGAGCATTCGGATCAGAGTGCGTAAGGACGGCGACCATTGGAGCAAGGTGCTCTGGTAA
- a CDS encoding type VI secretion system contractile sheath large subunit, giving the protein MSQILRTLLHHPTFQELRAAWLGLSFLVDRLETDSRLQLYLLDLSKGELSADLPRSDDLYTTRLYRLLVQETVRTPGAHPWAVVGGVYTFDRTGNDVEMLDRIAHIAKEAGAPFLAAASPCIAGCSSFGSRLDPDDWEGPAAHQEEQQRWERLRQIEDASYLGLSLPRFLLCLPFGRETEAISAFDFEEMAGGPNHDDYCWGNPIFACLVLLG; this is encoded by the coding sequence ATGAGTCAGATCCTGCGAACCCTGCTCCACCATCCAACATTCCAAGAACTGAGAGCGGCCTGGCTGGGGCTCTCATTTCTCGTGGATCGGCTTGAGACCGATTCGCGGCTTCAGCTCTACCTGCTAGATCTCTCCAAGGGTGAACTATCAGCAGATCTGCCCCGCAGCGACGATCTGTATACGACCCGGCTCTACCGCCTCCTGGTCCAAGAGACGGTCCGCACTCCCGGCGCGCATCCGTGGGCCGTGGTTGGTGGAGTCTATACGTTCGATCGAACGGGTAACGATGTTGAGATGCTGGATCGGATTGCCCACATTGCCAAGGAAGCCGGAGCGCCGTTTCTGGCCGCCGCCTCACCCTGCATAGCGGGATGCTCTTCGTTCGGATCAAGGCTGGATCCGGATGACTGGGAAGGGCCGGCGGCCCATCAGGAGGAGCAGCAGCGGTGGGAACGGCTGCGACAGATTGAGGACGCGTCGTATCTCGGTCTCTCTCTGCCGCGATTCTTACTCTGCCTGCCGTTCGGACGTGAGACAGAAGCGATCAGCGCCTTTGACTTTGAGGAAATGGCAGGCGGCCCAAACCATGATGATTATTGCTGGGGCAACCCGATCTTCGCCTGTCTTGTGCTCTTGGGGTAG
- a CDS encoding type VI secretion system contractile sheath small subunit: protein MTTHRPTGSVDVVLTAGESRPLRRPAQDIPFRMLLMGNFSGRESSPEGARRRPPITWRPLRVDRDNLQSIPGKLSATLEGPLLGENTPPITLRFTDLDDFHPDRLVPQIEPLQKLSDLRRRLTSPATFSAAVDEVHAWTQPRQPTETRSFAAAPHPGRQPSLTHQPAVSSTTYSNRLPRPCTILDLLNGSYFSAPSSGHTWSRKHIRWKKSWSHR from the coding sequence ATGACCACACACCGTCCCACCGGCAGCGTCGATGTTGTCCTCACAGCCGGAGAATCCCGTCCGTTGAGACGACCGGCTCAAGACATTCCATTTCGCATGTTACTCATGGGCAATTTCAGCGGCAGGGAGAGTTCGCCGGAAGGCGCCAGACGAAGGCCACCGATCACCTGGCGCCCGCTGCGAGTGGATCGGGACAATCTTCAGAGCATTCCCGGCAAGCTCTCTGCCACACTTGAGGGGCCCCTCCTCGGAGAGAACACGCCCCCCATCACGCTGAGGTTCACCGATCTCGATGACTTTCATCCTGATCGCCTGGTTCCTCAGATCGAGCCCCTGCAAAAGCTCTCTGACCTGCGCCGGCGCCTGACCAGCCCAGCCACATTCTCTGCGGCTGTCGATGAAGTCCACGCATGGACACAGCCCCGGCAACCAACGGAAACCCGATCGTTCGCCGCCGCCCCCCACCCCGGCAGGCAACCCTCACTGACTCACCAACCAGCGGTCTCCTCGACCACATACTCGAACAGGCTCCCACGTCCTTGCACGATCTTGGATCTTCTGAATGGCAGTTATTTCTCCGCTCCATCATCAGGCCACACCTGGTCCCGAAAGCACATCCGCTGGAAAAAGAGCTGGTCGCACAGGTGA